In Scomber japonicus isolate fScoJap1 chromosome 7, fScoJap1.pri, whole genome shotgun sequence, one genomic interval encodes:
- the c7h1orf210 gene encoding type III endosome membrane protein TEMP, translated as MELSSNGTLSTTATTAQNDTSTNPTDKPTSHNWEFLVAVLVTAISVSIIIALLAKCQVVRRYLASYRHTRLSETDTVSHCDPTGLEVQFAMHEGRGMNPHCLPPVTEEDDDGFIEDNYIPASERARAERAAENMEDTEEEMDEIEFTIG; from the exons ATGGAACTATCATCAAATGGGACACTCTCTACTACAGCTACAACAGCACAAAATG ACACTTCAACTAACCCGACAGACAAACCAACCTCTCACAACTGGGAGTTCCTGGTGGCCGTCCTGGTCACAGCCATCTCTGTCTCCATTATAATTGCCCTTCTGGCTAAATGTCAGGTGGTTCGGCGCTACCTTGCCAGCTACAGACACACACGGCTGAGTGAGACAGACACCGTTAGCCATTGTGACCCAACAG GCCTAGAGGTGCAATTTGCCATGCATGAGGGACGTGGAATGAACCCTCACTGTCTCCCTCCTGTGACTGAGGAAGACGATGACGGCTTCATTGAGGACAACTACATCCCAGCCAGTGAGAGGGCGAGGGCTGAGAGAGCAGCGGAGAACATggaggacacagaggaggagatggatgaaATTGAATTTACCATTGGTTAG